The Salvelinus fontinalis isolate EN_2023a chromosome 31, ASM2944872v1, whole genome shotgun sequence genome has a window encoding:
- the LOC129830003 gene encoding serine/threonine-protein phosphatase 4 regulatory subunit 2-A-like has translation MEIDTLLEGFTDFEKKGKKDACPALDQFLCHVAKTGETMISWSQFKSYFLFKLEKVMDDFRASTPDQRGPANPNVEYIPFEEMKERILKIVEGYNGIPFTIQRLCELLTEPKRNYTGTDKFLRGVEKNVMVVSCVCPSSEKNEATSVNRMNGVMFPGNTAIYSERNVNGPGTPRPLNRPKLSLSTSLATNGLPDSTEDKEPLTEQEEEHVVSDSSVSESDATQSSPMKTKHPEEDATEAESHEVKRLKFDKDMDEEEDEVDKEMSCPAPAQSSSDMPESSTDVVEEEKEKSADMLTTDDHEPSSTQTEDPFDGEEEPSEREAEYGPIHSLKSDSTMDQSEEQLAQSGNDLSLEEQDDGDCSDPVSSSSSSNGEGAPSEEPVPSASPSSTAESLAEGAAAENCSESSEMADEPMEQD, from the exons TTCTGTGTCATGTCGCCAAAACGGGAGAAACGAT GATTTCATGGTCACAGTTCAAAAGTTATTTCCTGTTTAAACTTGAGAAGGTAATGGATGACTTCAGAGCCTCGACACCAGACCAGCGAGGGCCAGCTAATCCTAATGTGGAGTACATTCCGTTTgaagagatgaaggagaggattCTCAAAATCGTAGAAGGATACAACGG GATTCCGTTCACCATCCAGCGTCTGTGTGAGTTACTGACTGAGCCAAAGAGGAACTACACAGGAACAGACAAGTTCCTCAGGGGAGTGGAGAAG AATGTGATGGTggtcagctgtgtgtgtccttCATCAGA GAAAAATGAGGCAACCAGTGTAAACAGAATGAATGGAGTGATGTTCCCTGGCAATACCGCTATTTATTCAGAAAG GAATGTAAATGGACCAGGCACCCCAAGGCCACTGAACAGACCAAAGCTATCACTATCCACCTCTCTGGCTACAAACGGTCTCCCTGACAGCACAGAAGATAAGGAGCCACTCACAGAACAAGAAGAGGAGCATGTTGTCAG TGATTCCTCGGTATCGGAAAGTGATGCCACACAGAGCAGTCCGATGAAGACCAAGCATCCGGAAGAGGATGCAACGGAGGCAGAGAGCCACGAAGTCAAGAGGCTGAAGTTTGACAAAGAcatggatgaagaggaggatgaggtagACAAGGAGATGTCATGTCCTGCACCTGCCCAAAGTTCATCAGACATGCCAGAATCGTCAACAGATGTTGTTGAGGAAGAAAAAGAGAAGTCTGCTGATATGCTCACCACAGACGATCATG AGCCCTCCAGTACTCAGACAGAAGATCCCTTTGATGGCGAGGAAGAGCCATCAGAGAGGGAGGCTGAGTATGGCCCCATCCACAGTCTAAAGAGTGACAGCACCATGGACCAGTCAGAGGAGCAGCTTGCTCAGTCAGGGAATGATCTGAGTTTAGAGGAACAGGATGATGGAGATTGCAGTGACCCAgtaagtagcagcagtagcagcaatgGGGAGGGAGCACCCAGTGAAGAGCCGGTCCCCTCTGCCTCTCCCAGCAGTACAGCTGAGTCGTTGGCAGAGGGCGCTGCTGCAGAAAACTGTTCGGAAAGCTCAGAGATGGCAGATGAGCCCATGGAACAGGACTAA